The Candidatus Kryptonium sp. genome contains a region encoding:
- the glcD gene encoding glycolate oxidase subunit GlcD: MDAKVIRRLEEIVGKEKVLTSIENRIAYSYDATPALAGLPDAIVIPETPEHVSQILKLANEEKFIVVPRGSGTGLSGGSVPSSNSIVLLMNRWRKILEIDKENLTALVEPGVITAQLHQEVEKYGLFYPPDPGSMTISTIGGNVAENAGGLRGLKYGVTKNYVLGLEVVLPTGEIINIGGKNVKDVAGYNLKDVLIGSEGTLGVFTKILLKLIPKPQSSRTLLAFFNSIKEAGKTVADIIASHITPATLEFLDNTTIRCVEDYARLGLPTNAGALLLIEVDGHPAQVEEESEKIEKICVKNGATDYKIAKSENEALKLKTARRSAFAALARVKPTTILEDATVPRSFVPEMVEKIQEIANKHQIIIGNFGHAGDGNLHPTALTDERDKEEMKKVEMAFEEIFDYAIKLGGTITGEHGVGLAKKKFLEKQFAEPAIEFMRNIKRVLDPNGILNTGKIFELKPRCEGRLPSSREQIEKYANLWT, encoded by the coding sequence ATGGACGCAAAAGTAATTCGTCGGCTTGAGGAGATCGTCGGAAAAGAAAAAGTTCTAACTTCAATAGAAAATAGAATAGCTTACTCATACGACGCAACGCCTGCACTTGCAGGTTTGCCGGACGCGATCGTGATTCCAGAAACTCCAGAGCATGTTTCTCAGATTTTGAAACTTGCGAACGAAGAAAAATTCATCGTTGTGCCGCGGGGTTCTGGCACTGGTTTAAGCGGTGGCTCTGTCCCTTCGTCAAATTCAATTGTCTTGTTGATGAATAGATGGAGAAAAATTCTTGAAATTGATAAGGAGAATTTAACTGCGCTTGTTGAACCAGGAGTGATAACTGCGCAACTTCACCAAGAGGTTGAAAAATATGGCTTATTTTATCCGCCTGATCCTGGGAGTATGACTATTTCCACAATTGGTGGAAATGTTGCTGAAAACGCTGGTGGATTGAGAGGTTTAAAATACGGTGTTACGAAAAATTATGTTCTTGGGCTTGAGGTCGTTCTCCCAACAGGTGAGATAATAAATATCGGCGGGAAAAATGTTAAAGATGTCGCTGGTTATAATTTGAAAGATGTTTTGATTGGATCAGAGGGAACGCTTGGGGTTTTCACAAAGATTTTGTTGAAGCTTATACCGAAACCGCAATCTTCAAGGACATTGCTTGCATTTTTTAATTCAATAAAAGAAGCTGGAAAAACCGTTGCAGATATAATTGCAAGTCATATCACACCAGCAACTCTTGAGTTTCTTGATAACACGACAATAAGATGTGTTGAGGATTATGCTCGTCTTGGTTTGCCGACGAATGCTGGTGCCTTGCTGTTAATTGAGGTTGATGGTCATCCAGCTCAAGTTGAGGAAGAATCAGAGAAGATAGAGAAGATCTGTGTTAAGAACGGAGCAACTGATTATAAAATAGCAAAATCTGAAAATGAAGCTTTGAAGCTTAAAACCGCAAGGCGATCCGCTTTTGCTGCGCTTGCCCGTGTTAAACCTACAACGATACTTGAAGACGCAACTGTTCCAAGAAGCTTCGTTCCAGAGATGGTTGAGAAAATTCAAGAAATAGCAAATAAACATCAAATCATCATTGGAAATTTCGGTCATGCTGGCGATGGAAATCTACATCCGACAGCGCTAACCGATGAAAGGGATAAAGAAGAAATGAAGAAAGTTGAAATGGCGTTTGAAGAAATTTTTGATTACGCGATCAAACTTGGTGGAACTATCACAGGTGAGCATGGCGTTGGGCTTGCGAAGAAGAAATTTCTTGAAAAACAATTTGCCGAGCCAGCGATTGAGTTTATGAGGAACATTAAACGAGTTCTTGATCCAAATGGAATATTAAATACAGGTAAAATTTTTGAACTCAAACCACGATGTGAGGGACGCCTTCCGTCATCAAGGGAACAGATTGAAAAATATGCCAATTTATGGACTTAA
- a CDS encoding DUF2085 domain-containing protein has product MSKAERKIYVVVLFIVVLFNFLVVSPVIFENVGLGGFSGLAYRFFSPICHQNEFGSFHINGIKLAACSRCSLIYLGALVGVLIFPFLKRKDLLERSNFLLVLALMPSAIEFSLEKFLDVNFGSVKVLVSLWLGGVAGAVLTSQFVDMFSSRKS; this is encoded by the coding sequence ATGTCAAAAGCGGAAAGAAAAATTTATGTCGTTGTTCTTTTTATTGTTGTCTTGTTCAATTTTTTGGTCGTGAGCCCGGTAATTTTTGAAAATGTCGGACTCGGTGGATTTTCAGGGCTTGCCTATCGTTTTTTCAGTCCTATATGTCATCAGAATGAATTTGGAAGTTTTCATATAAATGGGATCAAGCTCGCTGCTTGCTCAAGGTGTAGCTTAATTTATCTTGGTGCATTAGTTGGAGTTTTAATTTTCCCGTTCTTAAAGCGAAAGGATCTTTTGGAAAGAAGTAATTTTTTGCTTGTCCTTGCTTTGATGCCATCTGCGATTGAATTTTCGCTTGAAAAATTCCTTGATGTTAATTTCGGGAGTGTCAAAGTTTTGGTCTCGCTTTGGCTTGGAGGAGTTGCTGGAGCGGTGTTAACATCACAATTTGTTGATATGTTTTCAAGCCGAAAATCGTAG